CGATCGAACGGTTCGTTCAGATCAAACGTCGCGGGTAATTCCTGCAGGATCTCCATCACCTCGCCACGTTGCCCCGGCGACGCGATCGCTTGCCAGCCATCGACCTCGATCACATCGTCGATGTTCGCTCGCTTGCTGACCTCGGTGCAGGCGAACGGGATCCCGCTGCGGCGAGCCAGCGGCAGCGCGTCGACGTTGTCGGCAAGGACCAACTGAGTCTTCATCTTGGCACGATCCAACAGCGCCTTGCCGATCAGGTCGCCGACCAGATAGGCGCCCAAGGAGGGACCGTAGAGGATTTGTTGGGTGCGAGTCGGTCGCAGAGGCAACGAACAATGGAACTCCAGCGGGCGGCCGCTGGAATTGAGGACCAGATAGCCCCCCATCCAGCCTGCGGTTTCGTCGTTTTGCACCAGGTAAAAACCAAGGTTGATGTCTTTCTTGGTCGCCAAGATCGTGTGCCTCCAGCGGCATTCATGTTGCATCGTCAATTGCCGCGGCAAAGTCGCCGCAATCATTCCAATCGGTACGACACCTACGACCGCTTGAGCTTTGCTGACCGATGCGAGCGGAGAATTTTCCGATGCTATCAAACCTACAATCGGCCCGATTGTGACCGCTTTCCCGGCTCGCCTACCCCAACTTGGATGGGTCTATATCGCGCTATCGTTCGATCCGGCATGCAACGCAAATCTTTCAATTTGATAAACATTTCTAGATGCTCGACATTTTTAACAGGCCGTGGTTATACTCGAAAAGTCCTCATTTTTTGCAATCATTGGAGCCTCGACGATGTCCAATCCTCACCGACCGGTATCGCCTATTTTTAGCATCGATGTCTCGGCGGAGCCCCCCACACCGGCAAGCCCTCAGTTCGATGGCGACGAGCAGGTGATCGAGCTGCTGCGAGAACTTGTCGTCGGCCAACAGAAGCAGAATCAGTTGCTCGAACAGATGACGCAACAGACCGCTGCGATGCAAAAGCAACGCTCCAACGAATTGCAACAGTGGAAAGATGCCAACCCGTTGCTATCAAAGCACTGCCACCGCGCCGCCGAAACACTCAGCCGCGTGCAGACCCAGTTCCTGGAAAATCTGACCGTCGAAGTGCTCGACAATGCCGAGCATCTAGTCGATGGCGAATTCATGCTCAACGAATTTGTCGATCGCTTTGGACCGCGGATGGCACACCTCAACGGAGTGCTGCAAGTCTTGGCCCAATTGGGAACCGGTCAGCCGACATCGGAAACCTGATCCCGTCTATTAATAGGTAACCGCATCGCGAGGTCGTTCCCACGCGGGGGCGACCGATCAGTAATCGATTGGCAGCTTGAACGCCCCTTGCTGCCAGGCTCCTAAAAAATCGGGCATGCTGCCCAACAGATCCCGCCGCGGAGTGATCTCGCTTCGCTTGAGCCAGAAAATCTCTTCGACCTCTGCTGGGTTGGGAATCGGATCCAGATCGTGGGCCGCTTCGATCAACCACCATCCCAGTTCGGTCCCCCACCGCGTAACGCTCTCCCAGATCCGTTGACTGGGGACGATGTCGA
Above is a genomic segment from Rosistilla ulvae containing:
- a CDS encoding NUDIX domain-containing protein; the encoded protein is MDTNKDRADRRQRTGMGVVGVILREDRFLLIRRSKTVTAPGFVCFAGGGVEAGESEQDALVREMQEELAIDIVPSQRIWESVTRWGTELGWWLIEAAHDLDPIPNPAEVEEIFWLKRSEITPRRDLLGSMPDFLGAWQQGAFKLPIDY